A genome region from Halorussus pelagicus includes the following:
- a CDS encoding 50S ribosomal protein L31e: MSANDFEERVITVPLRDAKAAAKHERADKAMTLVRDHLAQHFKVDDDEVRLDPSINEEVWSRGRKKPPSKLRVRAARFEEEGETVVEAEHAE; the protein is encoded by the coding sequence ATGAGTGCCAACGACTTCGAGGAGCGCGTTATCACTGTCCCGCTCCGCGACGCCAAGGCCGCGGCGAAGCACGAACGCGCCGACAAGGCGATGACGCTCGTCCGCGACCATCTCGCACAGCATTTCAAAGTAGACGACGACGAAGTCCGCCTCGACCCCTCGATCAACGAGGAAGTCTGGTCGCGCGGTCGCAAGAAGCCCCCGAGCAAGCTTCGCGTCCGCGCCGCCCGATTCGAGGAAGAGGGCGAGACGGTCGTCGAAGCGGAACACGCCGAGTAG
- a CDS encoding translation initiation factor IF-6, giving the protein MLRAAFVGSSYVGVFARATDEYLLVRPDIDDEMIADASDELDVDAIETTVGGSATVGALAVGNENGLLVSSRATDRECDRIAETADVDVTQLPGKINAAGNVVLANDNGAYVHPDLSRNAVQAVKDALEVDVERGELADVRTVGTAAVATNHGVLCHPKTTDAQLDRLEDLLDVPADIGTINYGAPLVGSGLLANEHGYVVGQETTGPELGRIEQSLGYIE; this is encoded by the coding sequence TTGCTCCGCGCCGCTTTCGTCGGGTCGTCGTACGTCGGCGTTTTCGCTCGCGCCACTGACGAGTATCTGCTAGTTCGCCCCGACATAGACGACGAGATGATTGCCGACGCGAGCGACGAACTCGATGTAGACGCTATCGAGACCACGGTCGGCGGCTCTGCGACCGTCGGCGCGCTGGCGGTCGGCAACGAGAACGGCCTGCTGGTCAGCAGTCGCGCCACCGACCGCGAGTGCGACCGCATCGCTGAGACCGCGGACGTGGACGTAACCCAACTGCCGGGGAAAATCAACGCCGCGGGGAACGTCGTCCTCGCCAACGACAACGGCGCATACGTCCATCCGGACCTCTCGCGGAACGCGGTCCAAGCCGTCAAGGACGCGTTGGAGGTCGATGTGGAACGCGGCGAACTCGCCGACGTTCGGACGGTCGGCACCGCCGCAGTCGCCACGAACCACGGCGTCCTCTGTCACCCGAAGACGACCGACGCCCAACTCGACCGACTGGAGGACCTACTGGACGTGCCCGCCGACATCGGCACTATCAACTACGGTGCGCCGCTGGTCGGGTCGGGCCTGCTCGCCAACGAACACGGCTACGTCGTCGGACAGGAGACGACCGGGCCGGAGTTGGGCCGCATCGAGCAATCTCTGGGTTACATCGAGTAG
- a CDS encoding helix-turn-helix domain-containing protein yields the protein MTTRQQETSASEFVSAIETVDLATTMNVAEEVGREYRSAYYHLNRLEEDGVVESKKIGAHLLWHTE from the coding sequence GTGACTACTCGACAGCAAGAGACTTCGGCGAGCGAGTTCGTGAGCGCAATCGAAACGGTAGACTTAGCAACGACGATGAACGTCGCTGAGGAGGTCGGACGCGAGTATCGGTCCGCGTACTACCACCTGAATAGACTTGAAGAAGACGGCGTAGTCGAAAGCAAAAAAATCGGCGCTCATCTCCTCTGGCACACCGAGTAA
- a CDS encoding nitrite/sulfite reductase has translation MPSKVESWKDELYGVNVRDHLERFADEGWDAIPEDEHDAWFERFKWWGLYHQRKGQESYFMMRVGVPMGRLTPEQLRVVGEIAREYATGPVENPEFGDAYADFTTRQSIQLHWITVEDVPDIFEKLESVGLSTIQACGDSWRNIVGSPVAGRDADELLDVWPIVQELHDEFKGNDLYENLPRKWKVAVTGDTRGAGQGDINDLAFEPAVKTVEGEEIEGFNVRVGGGLARKEPRFARDIDVFCRPENASEVAAGLSGLFRDYGDRDDRFNARMKFLVDEWGTEKVRETLQEEYVEYELPTAGENLREQYDYNAGRADSPGDYVGVHDQHDGDNFVGLSVLVGRMAAEDVIELADLAESYGSEMIGVTQRQNLIVGDIADNDLDDFLDEPLLDDHSPEPHPFLRGSIACTGTEYCSLSIVETKNRMVRYGRWLKENVPVPEGVEDFHIHLSGCTASCAQPQIADISLRGMKARKDGEPVEAFDVGLGGGLGENPEFADWVEMRVPADEVPGYIRNLLATYEEDREEGESFRDFVRDRDEDEMQALADPEETDYEDPYMHNTKMTWYPYADEDAMADSPAPTDGQGAPLSGDD, from the coding sequence ATGCCGAGCAAAGTCGAAAGCTGGAAGGACGAACTCTACGGCGTCAACGTTCGGGACCACCTCGAACGCTTCGCCGACGAGGGGTGGGACGCCATCCCGGAGGACGAACACGACGCGTGGTTCGAGCGGTTCAAGTGGTGGGGCCTGTACCACCAGCGGAAGGGCCAAGAGAGCTACTTCATGATGCGGGTCGGCGTGCCGATGGGTCGCCTGACGCCCGAGCAGTTGCGCGTCGTCGGCGAAATCGCCCGCGAGTACGCGACCGGCCCGGTCGAGAATCCGGAGTTCGGCGACGCGTACGCCGACTTCACGACGCGCCAGTCGATTCAGCTCCACTGGATAACGGTCGAAGACGTGCCCGACATCTTCGAGAAGTTGGAGTCGGTCGGTCTCTCGACGATTCAGGCCTGCGGCGACTCGTGGCGCAACATCGTTGGCTCGCCGGTCGCAGGTCGGGACGCCGACGAACTGCTTGACGTGTGGCCAATCGTACAGGAGCTTCACGACGAGTTCAAGGGCAACGACCTCTACGAGAATCTGCCCCGCAAGTGGAAGGTCGCGGTGACGGGCGACACTCGCGGCGCGGGACAGGGCGACATCAACGACCTCGCGTTCGAACCGGCCGTTAAAACCGTCGAAGGCGAGGAAATCGAGGGCTTCAACGTCCGGGTCGGCGGCGGTCTCGCCCGGAAGGAACCCCGGTTCGCCCGCGACATCGACGTGTTCTGCCGCCCGGAGAACGCCAGCGAGGTCGCCGCGGGTCTCTCGGGGCTGTTCCGCGACTACGGCGACCGCGACGACCGCTTCAACGCCCGCATGAAGTTCCTCGTGGACGAGTGGGGCACCGAGAAGGTCCGCGAGACGCTTCAAGAAGAGTACGTCGAGTACGAACTCCCGACCGCGGGCGAGAACCTGCGCGAGCAGTACGACTACAACGCCGGACGCGCCGATTCGCCCGGCGACTACGTAGGCGTCCACGACCAGCACGACGGCGACAACTTCGTCGGTCTCTCGGTACTGGTCGGCCGGATGGCCGCCGAGGATGTCATCGAACTCGCCGACCTCGCCGAGTCGTACGGCTCGGAGATGATCGGCGTCACCCAGCGCCAGAACCTCATCGTCGGCGACATCGCCGACAACGACCTCGACGACTTCCTCGACGAACCGCTTCTCGACGACCACTCACCAGAACCCCATCCGTTCCTCCGGGGGTCCATCGCCTGCACCGGAACGGAATACTGCTCGCTCTCCATCGTGGAGACGAAGAATCGGATGGTCCGGTACGGCCGCTGGCTGAAGGAGAACGTGCCGGTTCCCGAGGGCGTCGAGGACTTCCACATCCACCTCTCGGGCTGTACGGCCTCCTGCGCACAGCCCCAAATCGCGGACATCTCCCTGCGCGGCATGAAGGCTCGCAAGGACGGCGAACCGGTCGAAGCCTTCGACGTTGGTCTCGGCGGTGGTCTCGGCGAGAACCCCGAGTTCGCCGACTGGGTGGAGATGCGCGTCCCCGCCGACGAGGTGCCGGGCTACATCCGGAATCTGTTGGCGACCTACGAGGAGGACCGCGAGGAGGGCGAGAGCTTCCGTGACTTCGTTCGGGACCGCGACGAGGACGAAATGCAGGCCCTCGCCGACCCCGAGGAGACCGACTACGAGGACCCCTACATGCACAACACGAAGATGACGTGGTACCCCTACGCCGATGAGGACGCGATGGCCGACTCGCCAGCGCCGACC